Proteins from a genomic interval of Prevotella sp. E13-27:
- a CDS encoding DNA primase, translating to MIDKKYIDKVLDEVDLAEVVSDYGVKLQLRGHTAKGCCPFHQEDTPSFHIDTAKNLYHCFGCGKGGNVINFVMEQDGLTFPLAVKKLLKEKLHIDLSESDLQSTPEEEERYKKLESMRIINERLCAFFCQEIGKETPDAKSANAYMLSRWNEEYCKEKHIGYAPDNWTSVIDYAKKEGLSLELMQEMGILKLSEKTHSVYCVYRNRIMIPIRDRYSHIEGFTARAIDDKSDCKYLNSADSDLYCKSRSIFGIDTAIKKARGDRKLYLVEGAPDVMKLQSVGIFNAIASLGGSWTVNQFQKLKDYRLQDCTLCFIPDSDIPKDKEELGAGFCNVIHNGALAMHQGFTVSVKEIPNDLSVEKPKKIDPDEFFTDKADLAKLEEREFLLWAFEKRFNKNGTTEEKQKAIDETCELLLCIKDEAIRERYITALARIDGNKTIWRQALNTAMKKRQKQLSEKNNEGDIDMLRSFGFTVQHGCYYGYNQKGEEKQWSNFTLKPLFHVKDDIHPIRLFEICNSDGQKEIIELNMEEFTSSKKLRQKLVGIGNYTWLADDSSQIQLMRYLAKVSETAVEIKQLGWQQQGFYCFCNGALEDGVWHPVDDKGIVRLEKHNYYLPAMSQIYKDSTELYSNERKFRHQTYSNISLHDYFTKIVDVFGDNAVISLCFYMATLFKDVYKQKSPSFPILNIFGPKGSGKTELAETMMAFFVVGNEPQNIETATIPALADAVASVSNALVHIDEYKNGIDTKKIEWLKDLWACIGRSRMNMDKDKKREQARVDSGIILTGQEMPTADIALFTRLIFLAYDRDHHNQQERERFAELMQLRMYGATHITIQLVSLRDKFTERFELAWEKAKTDVTLHPKWNPELKDRIENNWLVPLSAYLALQGSIEFPFTYNHLLDLCMDGLIRQNKLCNRADEVTNFWSLISCAQQKGELINEKDYLIKSKNRLKTNKMKDGYEFGEPRQILMLRKNTALNAYQKIGREMNISTLPNESIEYYLQISPEFLGVATSAERFKRINFNGQPVQNYVLEGGKPKCKIITEQDRPLCFCYTDVCEHYGINLSTFLSDSLDDEPTETKQEELPF from the coding sequence ATGATTGATAAGAAATACATAGACAAGGTTCTTGACGAGGTTGATCTGGCAGAAGTGGTATCTGACTATGGTGTCAAGCTTCAGCTCAGAGGCCATACCGCAAAAGGATGCTGCCCTTTCCATCAGGAGGACACACCCTCGTTCCACATTGACACGGCCAAGAACCTATACCACTGTTTCGGATGTGGCAAGGGTGGCAACGTCATCAACTTTGTGATGGAACAGGACGGTCTCACTTTTCCCCTTGCTGTCAAGAAACTGCTGAAGGAGAAATTGCATATTGACTTGTCTGAATCAGATCTCCAGTCCACACCCGAAGAGGAAGAGCGATACAAGAAACTGGAGTCCATGCGCATTATCAATGAAAGGCTTTGCGCATTCTTCTGCCAGGAAATAGGGAAGGAAACACCAGATGCCAAGTCAGCAAATGCATATATGCTCAGCAGATGGAACGAAGAGTATTGCAAGGAGAAGCATATCGGCTATGCTCCTGACAATTGGACATCCGTTATCGACTATGCAAAGAAAGAAGGCCTTAGTTTGGAACTGATGCAGGAAATGGGCATTCTGAAACTGAGTGAGAAGACACACTCCGTCTACTGCGTCTATCGTAACCGCATCATGATTCCCATCCGTGACAGATATTCCCATATCGAGGGATTCACGGCAAGGGCGATAGACGACAAGTCGGATTGTAAGTATCTCAATTCTGCCGACAGCGATTTGTATTGCAAGTCCCGTTCCATCTTTGGAATCGACACTGCCATCAAGAAAGCACGGGGAGACAGAAAGCTTTACTTAGTAGAGGGGGCACCTGATGTGATGAAGCTACAGTCAGTTGGTATCTTCAATGCCATAGCCTCCCTTGGTGGCTCATGGACAGTCAATCAGTTCCAGAAACTGAAAGACTATCGTTTACAGGATTGCACGCTCTGCTTTATCCCAGACTCAGATATTCCGAAAGACAAGGAAGAACTCGGTGCAGGCTTTTGTAACGTTATCCATAATGGAGCCCTCGCCATGCACCAAGGCTTCACCGTCAGCGTCAAGGAGATTCCCAATGACCTCAGCGTAGAAAAACCAAAGAAGATAGACCCTGATGAGTTCTTCACTGACAAAGCCGATCTTGCCAAGTTGGAGGAACGCGAGTTCCTATTATGGGCATTTGAGAAACGGTTCAACAAGAACGGTACGACGGAGGAGAAACAGAAAGCCATCGACGAGACTTGTGAATTGCTCCTCTGTATCAAGGACGAAGCCATTCGGGAGCGATACATCACTGCTCTTGCGAGGATTGACGGCAACAAGACCATCTGGCGCCAGGCTCTCAATACCGCTATGAAGAAACGGCAGAAGCAACTCTCCGAGAAGAACAACGAGGGCGACATTGACATGCTCCGTTCTTTTGGCTTTACCGTCCAGCATGGCTGTTATTATGGCTATAACCAGAAGGGAGAGGAGAAGCAATGGTCTAACTTCACTCTGAAGCCCCTGTTCCATGTCAAGGATGATATTCATCCCATCCGCTTGTTCGAGATATGCAACTCCGACGGACAAAAAGAGATTATCGAGCTGAATATGGAGGAATTCACCTCTTCCAAGAAACTGCGTCAGAAACTTGTCGGTATAGGCAACTATACATGGCTGGCAGATGACTCTTCACAAATCCAACTGATGCGCTATCTGGCCAAGGTGTCTGAAACCGCCGTGGAAATCAAACAACTTGGTTGGCAACAGCAGGGCTTTTACTGTTTCTGCAATGGTGCCTTGGAAGATGGTGTCTGGCATCCTGTAGATGACAAGGGCATCGTCAGGCTGGAGAAACACAACTATTATCTTCCCGCCATGTCGCAGATTTACAAGGACTCTACGGAACTGTATTCCAATGAACGCAAATTCCGCCACCAGACCTATTCCAATATCTCCTTACACGACTATTTCACCAAGATTGTCGATGTGTTTGGCGACAATGCGGTTATCAGCCTCTGCTTCTATATGGCTACGCTCTTCAAGGATGTCTATAAGCAGAAGTCACCTTCTTTCCCTATCCTCAACATCTTTGGCCCAAAGGGTTCTGGTAAGACCGAACTGGCTGAGACGATGATGGCTTTCTTCGTCGTGGGTAACGAGCCTCAGAATATTGAGACGGCCACCATTCCCGCACTGGCTGATGCCGTAGCCAGCGTCAGCAATGCCCTTGTCCATATCGACGAATACAAGAACGGTATCGACACCAAGAAGATTGAATGGCTCAAAGACCTCTGGGCATGCATCGGGCGCAGTCGTATGAACATGGACAAGGATAAGAAACGCGAACAGGCCAGGGTGGACTCTGGCATCATCCTCACAGGTCAGGAGATGCCGACTGCCGACATTGCCTTGTTTACGCGACTCATCTTCCTGGCCTACGACCGCGACCACCACAACCAGCAGGAGCGTGAACGCTTTGCTGAGTTGATGCAGCTGCGAATGTATGGTGCTACGCACATCACCATCCAACTCGTGAGTCTGCGCGACAAGTTCACGGAGCGATTCGAACTCGCCTGGGAAAAGGCAAAGACTGATGTCACCTTACATCCCAAGTGGAATCCAGAACTGAAAGACCGTATTGAGAACAACTGGCTTGTCCCCCTATCGGCATACCTTGCCCTACAAGGAAGCATCGAATTCCCGTTCACCTATAACCATCTGCTCGACCTCTGTATGGACGGACTGATCCGGCAAAACAAGCTGTGCAACCGTGCCGACGAGGTGACCAACTTCTGGAGCCTCATTAGCTGTGCGCAGCAAAAGGGCGAACTCATCAACGAGAAGGACTATCTCATCAAGTCGAAGAACCGCCTGAAGACCAACAAGATGAAGGATGGCTATGAGTTTGGCGAGCCTCGTCAGATACTGATGCTCAGAAAGAACACAGCGCTCAACGCCTATCAGAAGATTGGCCGTGAGATGAATATCAGCACCCTGCCCAACGAGTCTATAGAGTACTATCTTCAGATTTCTCCTGAGTTTCTGGGCGTGGCCACCTCTGCCGAGCGGTTCAAACGCATCAACTTCAACGGCCAGCCTGTGCAGAACTATGTGTTGGAGGGTGGAAAGCCCAAGTGCAAGATCATCACCGAGCAGGACCGCCCTCTCTGCTTTTGCTATACCGATGTTTGCGAGCATTACGGCATCAACCTGAGTACATTCCTCAGTGACTCACTTGATGACGAACCCACCGAA